Proteins from a genomic interval of Rhodothermales bacterium:
- a CDS encoding VWA domain-containing protein, translating into MPFPYRFTNFDPARHGEEKNSFEQLLDLFEQLLQYTAGDAAEALQWLTELDNRYNLTDGETGIGDFIEELKKRGFLQEDELGEVRITARTERSLRRRSMEEVFNQLRKARDGQHKTPFAGKGGERLPESRGWRFGDDLRHIDVTSSFSNAYRRGGIDEFSLREDDLEVYETDHLTSVATVLMIDLSHSMVLYGEDRITPARKTALALSELIMTRYPKDTLDIVAFGNDAWEVSIKELPYLNVGPFYTNTRAGLQRARDILRRRKNRNKQILMITDGKPSCHIEYGRMYRNAFGLDRKIVNKVLDEAVMCRREGVTITTFMIAQDPYLQRFVRALTESNKGRAYFASPDDLGGYLFEDYVRHRTKRVR; encoded by the coding sequence GTGCCCTTTCCCTACCGCTTTACCAACTTCGACCCCGCCCGGCACGGAGAGGAGAAGAACTCCTTCGAACAACTGCTCGACCTCTTCGAGCAGCTGCTTCAGTACACGGCGGGCGATGCGGCCGAGGCACTCCAGTGGCTCACCGAGCTCGACAACCGGTACAACCTGACGGATGGAGAGACCGGCATCGGGGACTTCATCGAGGAGCTCAAAAAGCGCGGATTCCTGCAGGAGGATGAACTCGGCGAAGTGCGCATCACCGCCCGGACCGAACGTTCTCTACGCCGCAGGTCGATGGAGGAGGTGTTCAACCAGCTCCGCAAGGCGCGCGATGGTCAGCACAAAACCCCATTCGCCGGGAAGGGTGGCGAGCGGCTGCCGGAGTCCAGGGGATGGCGCTTTGGAGATGACCTGCGCCACATCGACGTTACCAGTTCGTTTTCGAACGCCTACCGCCGGGGCGGCATCGATGAGTTTTCGCTGCGCGAGGACGACCTGGAGGTCTACGAGACGGACCATCTGACCAGCGTGGCGACGGTCCTGATGATCGACCTGTCGCACTCCATGGTGCTTTACGGGGAGGACCGCATCACTCCGGCCCGCAAGACGGCCCTGGCGCTGTCCGAGCTGATCATGACCAGGTATCCCAAGGACACCCTGGACATCGTCGCGTTCGGCAATGATGCTTGGGAGGTCTCCATCAAGGAGCTGCCCTACCTGAATGTTGGACCGTTCTATACCAACACCAGGGCCGGCCTGCAGCGGGCAAGAGACATCCTGCGTCGCCGCAAGAATCGCAACAAGCAGATCCTGATGATCACGGACGGCAAGCCGTCCTGCCACATCGAATACGGGCGCATGTACCGCAACGCATTCGGCCTGGACCGCAAGATCGTGAACAAGGTGCTGGATGAGGCCGTGATGTGCCGCCGCGAAGGCGTCACGATCACCACGTTCATGATTGCCCAGGACCCGTATTTGCAGCGTTTCGTGCGCGCCCTGACCGAGTCCAACAAGGGACGTGCATACTTCGCCAGCCCGGATGACCTCGGTGGCTATCTGTTCGAGGACTACGTGCGCCACCGTACCAAACGCGTGCGCTGA
- the rsmA gene encoding ribosomal RNA small subunit methyltransferase A: MLRPVKRLGQNFLRDPNTCRRIVAALPGDGPIVEIGPGTGALTGMLMGTDPCMTAIEVDERAVSLLRQELPGLHVRHEDVLKTDWAALASERGAPLHVIGNLPYYITTPILFSLLDAPRGSVRWAVVMMQKEVARRIVAEAGNKVYGILSVILQKLTRPELLFDVSRNVFHPKPDVTSSVVRFSFDVPELEVDPSFFRTVVRTAFNQRRKTLRNSLSGLSRVVPEEFAGLRAEALSPDDFVTLTRYLAG; this comes from the coding sequence ATGCTGCGTCCGGTCAAGCGGCTCGGGCAGAACTTCCTGCGGGATCCCAATACCTGTCGACGCATCGTGGCCGCTCTTCCGGGCGATGGGCCCATCGTCGAAATCGGGCCGGGTACGGGGGCTCTGACCGGGATGCTGATGGGGACGGATCCGTGCATGACGGCCATCGAAGTGGACGAACGTGCGGTGAGCCTGCTGCGGCAGGAGCTGCCCGGGTTGCACGTGCGCCACGAGGACGTGCTCAAGACGGACTGGGCTGCGCTGGCCTCGGAGCGGGGCGCGCCCCTGCATGTCATTGGCAACCTGCCCTACTACATCACGACGCCGATCCTTTTTTCGCTGCTTGACGCCCCGCGCGGCTCCGTGCGATGGGCGGTAGTGATGATGCAGAAGGAGGTGGCCCGGCGCATCGTGGCTGAGGCGGGCAACAAGGTGTACGGCATCCTGAGTGTGATTCTGCAGAAGCTGACCCGGCCGGAGCTGCTGTTCGATGTGTCGCGCAACGTTTTCCATCCGAAGCCGGATGTCACCAGTTCGGTGGTGCGCTTTTCGTTCGATGTGCCCGAGCTGGAGGTGGATCCTTCCTTCTTCCGCACCGTCGTGCGCACCGCGTTCAACCAGCGCAGGAAAACGCTGAGGAACAGCCTGTCGGGACTCTCCCGGGTCGTGCCTGAGGAGTTCGCCGGCCTGCGCGCAGAGGCCCTGTCGCCGGACGATTTCGTGACTCTGACCCGCTATCTGGCCGGTTGA
- a CDS encoding prohibitin family protein has product MAQNPYPNLQRAIARMAGFGALFVIVAGLAGGCMTTSIRSGEGAVKYSVFGGTDLEKQYGEGLQIHAPWVTLYRYDARVQEQLEDITALSSNGLEIGMDASIRWRPLVNDLPQLHTTYGVDYYRKLVQPELRSAVREIVGQYTPEELYSSRRTELQQQIFQRVAAAVEPQFVQVDAVLIRDISLPDQIRMAIENKLKEEQEAERYQFTIEKERLEAERKAIEAQGQAEYQRIITASLSNQFLRFKGIEATQQLANSENSKTVIVGGGGDGLPVILGNQ; this is encoded by the coding sequence ATGGCCCAGAACCCCTATCCCAACCTGCAGCGCGCCATTGCCCGTATGGCGGGCTTTGGTGCCCTCTTTGTCATCGTTGCCGGGCTCGCCGGGGGCTGTATGACAACCAGCATCCGGTCCGGTGAGGGCGCCGTCAAGTACAGTGTCTTTGGCGGTACCGACCTGGAGAAACAGTATGGCGAAGGACTCCAGATCCACGCACCCTGGGTGACCCTCTATCGCTACGATGCACGTGTGCAGGAGCAGCTGGAAGACATCACTGCGTTGTCGTCCAATGGTCTCGAGATCGGCATGGATGCGTCCATTCGCTGGCGTCCGCTCGTAAACGATCTGCCGCAGCTGCACACTACGTACGGTGTGGACTACTATCGCAAGCTCGTGCAGCCGGAGCTGCGTAGCGCGGTGCGCGAGATCGTGGGCCAATACACGCCTGAGGAACTGTACTCCTCGCGTCGCACGGAGCTTCAGCAGCAGATTTTCCAGCGCGTAGCCGCTGCCGTCGAACCGCAGTTTGTGCAGGTGGACGCGGTCCTGATCCGCGACATTTCGTTGCCGGACCAGATCCGCATGGCCATCGAGAACAAGCTCAAGGAAGAGCAGGAAGCAGAGCGCTACCAGTTCACCATTGAGAAAGAGCGGCTGGAAGCGGAGCGCAAGGCCATCGAGGCGCAGGGTCAGGCCGAATACCAGCGCATCATCACCGCCAGTTTGTCCAACCAGTTTCTGCGGTTCAAGGGGATCGAAGCCACCCAGCAGCTGGCCAATTCCGAGAACTCCAAGACGGTGATTGTCGGCGGCGGGGGCGATGGACTCCCGGTGATTCTGGGCAATCAATAG
- the murB gene encoding UDP-N-acetylmuramate dehydrogenase encodes MDSYPDLIAALGPDRVQRNVTLAPFTTFKIGGPADLYYEARTADELASALLAAREAGIDYFLLGLGANILVGDGGFRGLVIRNAATGYAIDKLHGFVTAESGCVMYPDLIEQAVAAGLSGLEHYVGIPSTVGGALWQNLHFLAPAPARERTMFIEEVVLNAEILTEENTRRTVGVDYFEFGYDTSILHYRDDVVLQATFRLEPGDVARMRRIMRENLEWRAARHPPLDAEPSAGSIFKKIEGVGAGRLIDGCGMKGTRIGGAEITHRHANILINRGGATASDVRSLIAQIQETVERETGYALEPEISFIGEF; translated from the coding sequence ATGGACTCTTATCCCGACCTGATAGCCGCGCTTGGCCCGGACCGCGTGCAGCGGAACGTAACGCTGGCCCCCTTCACGACCTTCAAGATCGGAGGCCCGGCCGACCTCTATTACGAGGCGCGCACTGCGGACGAGCTCGCGAGCGCGCTGCTCGCGGCACGCGAGGCCGGTATCGACTATTTCCTGCTGGGCCTTGGTGCGAACATTCTCGTCGGCGACGGGGGCTTCCGGGGCCTCGTAATCCGAAATGCTGCGACCGGGTACGCGATCGACAAGTTGCACGGGTTCGTCACTGCCGAAAGCGGATGCGTCATGTACCCGGACCTCATCGAACAGGCCGTTGCCGCCGGCCTGAGCGGGCTGGAGCACTACGTGGGCATCCCGTCAACGGTTGGTGGTGCATTGTGGCAGAACCTGCACTTCCTCGCACCGGCCCCGGCCCGCGAGCGAACCATGTTTATCGAGGAGGTGGTGCTGAACGCCGAGATCCTGACCGAGGAAAACACGCGCCGCACGGTGGGGGTGGACTACTTCGAGTTTGGCTATGACACCTCCATCCTGCACTATCGGGACGATGTGGTCCTGCAGGCCACGTTCCGACTCGAGCCCGGCGACGTCGCCCGGATGCGACGCATCATGCGTGAGAACCTGGAATGGCGCGCCGCCCGGCACCCGCCCCTCGATGCGGAGCCCAGTGCCGGCAGCATCTTCAAAAAGATCGAGGGCGTGGGCGCCGGCCGGCTGATCGACGGCTGCGGCATGAAGGGCACGCGGATCGGGGGCGCGGAGATTACCCATCGACATGCCAACATCCTCATTAACCGGGGTGGGGCCACTGCCTCGGACGTGCGCAGTCTGATTGCGCAGATCCAGGAAACCGTGGAGCGCGAAACCGGCTACGCGCTGGAACCCGAGATTTCCTTCATCGGAGAGTTCTGA
- the ccsA gene encoding cytochrome c biogenesis protein CcsA has product MSSPINVSRYRLIRNVVLAWLTVVLFAGFLVDIPRINILEHTARNLYFHVSMWFTMMAAVLVSAYHSVGFLRSGDAVRDIRALQSARIGFIFGLLGLVTGIAWARYTWYVGTDIWWNFDPRQTLAALQLVIYGAYFVLRSAFDDPERRARIAGAYNIFAALLTPFMLYVIPRQLTSLHPGADGNPAFSDITAPVMRMVFYPAVIGFIGLFWVLYTQRVRLAAVKLKLTGDGED; this is encoded by the coding sequence ATGTCCAGCCCTATCAACGTTTCCCGCTACCGCCTGATTCGCAACGTGGTGCTTGCGTGGCTCACGGTGGTACTGTTCGCCGGATTCCTGGTGGACATCCCCCGCATCAACATCCTGGAGCACACGGCGCGGAATCTCTATTTCCACGTTTCGATGTGGTTCACGATGATGGCCGCCGTGCTCGTTTCGGCGTACCACTCGGTCGGGTTTCTGCGGTCGGGCGATGCAGTTCGTGACATACGCGCCCTTCAATCGGCCCGGATCGGGTTCATTTTCGGGCTGCTCGGACTCGTCACCGGCATCGCCTGGGCCCGCTACACCTGGTATGTCGGGACCGACATCTGGTGGAATTTTGACCCCCGCCAGACCCTGGCCGCGCTGCAGCTGGTGATCTACGGCGCCTATTTCGTGCTGCGATCGGCGTTTGACGATCCAGAACGTCGCGCGCGCATCGCAGGGGCCTACAACATCTTCGCAGCGCTGCTCACGCCGTTCATGCTGTATGTCATCCCGCGGCAGCTGACCAGCCTGCACCCGGGCGCGGACGGCAACCCGGCGTTCAGCGACATCACCGCGCCCGTCATGCGCATGGTGTTCTATCCGGCTGTGATCGGCTTCATCGGCCTGTTCTGGGTGCTGTATACGCAGCGCGTGCGCCTGGCAGCCGTCAAACTGAAATTGACTGGCGATGGGGAGGACTGA
- a CDS encoding SusC/RagA family TonB-linked outer membrane protein, translating to MLRKLLAAAFVVVLAPSIAFGQAVITGTVTDGDGEPLIGANVVIDELVIGSATDLDGRYTFEVPAAQARGQNVALRAKFVGFSPQTRVITLNSGTQTQDFVLTFDRLRLDEVVVTGVSSATPAKKLAFTVDKLDASKVELAPAANAVQSIQGKIAGAQITQASGQPGDGVAVRLRGTTSLTGSSAPMYIVDGVILTGGLADIDALDIESIEVVKGAAASSLYGARAQNGVIQITTKRGGNIAFNQTRVTVRNEFGSNNLQFSDFKANEAHDLLIDANGNFLNQDGVKNTCDTCLASGYGPGVEIDRLSGTDTPVSFYDNPYSASGALTNNFDEFFTPGDTYTNYISVSQNSAKTNFHASFTNFQEGGILPGMDGYNRKSFRVNLDHRISDDVQLSTSTYYAGATRDVPRSSGFNPFFGLMFTNPLTSLSRRDDNGNLLVQADPLSVEENPLYVIENVDTEDRDSRILGNARLRYEPTDWLNLEGNVSYDRRDSDFLRFADRGTESIDPSNFNDGQILRSNTISEALNADLTVSLQQTFDQLTARGQFKYQAESTDFITQSITGNTLTSEGIADFSNVNGDKIVSSNERTIRLDGLYATGGIDFADKYIADVLIRRDGSSLFGAEERWQTYYRVSGAWRVSEESFYPFGDWMEEFKLRFSQGTAGGRPGFEAQYETFTLSSGQLSKGTLGNAFLKPELQTEQEFGVEMGIMNRISASLVYANAKVEDQLLVVPLPGYFGFGSQWQNAGTIESNTIEASLDFNVFSDRNKSLDIGIVYDRTNQEITEFNTNPYKTGPSSAFYYRNGETIGAMYGIHFLTDVSELAEQTLQDGSAATTGRGVPTGFQASAFQTNDDGLLVPVGIGNSYTDGFAKGLWGNRVDVDGDGDGDMLFGMPIKEVNDEGQNFQQIGDVLPDFNLGFSTNFSFKGFSAYMLWNAQVGGDIYNFTKQWAYRDGRHQDQDQLGKADGDKKPAQYYEALYDATAVNDWYIEDGTYLKLRELSVGYRVPRQRLQSWFGNSIAGLSVNLIGRNLLTFTDYSGFDPDVGEGSDATLFRFDGFEYPKYRTFTGRVEIQF from the coding sequence ATGCTAAGAAAGCTACTGGCGGCGGCCTTCGTCGTCGTGCTGGCTCCATCTATCGCATTCGGTCAGGCCGTTATTACAGGAACGGTCACCGACGGTGACGGCGAGCCGCTTATCGGCGCGAACGTTGTCATTGACGAGCTGGTCATCGGCTCGGCAACCGACCTTGACGGACGGTACACGTTCGAAGTACCTGCGGCGCAGGCACGCGGCCAAAATGTCGCGCTCCGCGCCAAGTTCGTCGGTTTCTCCCCGCAGACGCGGGTCATCACCCTCAACTCCGGCACCCAGACGCAGGATTTCGTCCTGACGTTCGACCGTCTTCGTCTCGACGAGGTCGTGGTGACCGGTGTGTCCTCCGCTACCCCGGCCAAGAAGCTGGCGTTCACGGTGGACAAACTCGACGCCTCCAAGGTTGAGCTCGCACCGGCCGCAAACGCCGTGCAGTCCATCCAGGGCAAAATCGCCGGCGCACAGATCACCCAGGCCTCCGGCCAGCCCGGTGACGGTGTGGCGGTTCGCCTGCGTGGCACGACTTCCCTGACAGGTTCTTCCGCTCCGATGTATATCGTGGACGGTGTGATCCTGACGGGCGGCCTTGCCGACATCGACGCACTGGATATCGAGTCCATCGAAGTTGTGAAAGGAGCTGCTGCTTCTTCCCTCTACGGTGCTCGTGCCCAGAACGGTGTAATCCAGATCACCACCAAGCGTGGCGGAAACATCGCGTTCAACCAGACGCGCGTGACGGTTCGCAACGAGTTCGGCTCCAACAACCTGCAGTTCAGCGACTTCAAAGCCAACGAGGCCCACGATCTTCTGATCGATGCCAATGGCAACTTCCTGAACCAGGATGGCGTCAAGAACACCTGCGACACGTGTCTCGCCAGCGGCTACGGCCCGGGCGTTGAGATCGATCGTCTGTCGGGTACCGACACCCCGGTGTCGTTCTACGACAATCCGTACTCCGCCTCCGGCGCGCTGACGAACAACTTCGACGAGTTCTTCACGCCTGGCGACACGTACACGAACTACATCTCGGTCAGCCAGAACAGCGCGAAGACCAACTTCCACGCATCGTTCACCAACTTCCAGGAAGGCGGAATTCTTCCCGGAATGGACGGATACAACCGGAAGAGCTTCCGCGTCAACCTGGACCACCGCATCAGCGACGACGTGCAGCTGTCAACGTCGACCTACTATGCGGGTGCCACCCGTGACGTGCCCCGGTCCTCGGGCTTCAATCCGTTCTTCGGACTGATGTTTACCAACCCGCTGACTAGCCTCTCCCGTCGTGACGACAACGGCAACCTGCTGGTACAGGCAGACCCGCTGTCCGTCGAGGAGAACCCGCTCTACGTCATCGAGAACGTGGACACCGAAGATCGCGATTCGCGCATCCTTGGTAACGCCCGTCTGCGCTACGAGCCCACCGACTGGCTCAACCTGGAAGGCAACGTGAGCTACGACCGCCGCGATTCGGACTTCCTCCGCTTCGCAGACCGCGGCACCGAGTCCATCGACCCGTCCAACTTCAACGACGGTCAAATCCTGCGCTCCAACACCATCAGCGAGGCGCTCAATGCCGACCTGACCGTGTCGCTGCAGCAGACCTTTGACCAGTTGACGGCTCGCGGCCAATTCAAGTACCAGGCCGAGTCCACCGACTTCATCACGCAGTCGATCACGGGTAACACCCTGACGTCCGAAGGCATCGCCGACTTCTCGAACGTGAACGGCGACAAGATCGTCTCCTCGAACGAGCGTACGATTCGCCTCGACGGCCTGTATGCCACCGGTGGCATCGACTTCGCCGACAAGTACATCGCAGACGTGCTGATTCGCCGCGACGGTTCCAGCCTGTTCGGTGCCGAAGAGCGCTGGCAGACCTACTACCGCGTGTCCGGTGCATGGCGCGTGAGCGAAGAGTCGTTCTACCCGTTCGGCGACTGGATGGAAGAGTTCAAGCTGCGCTTCTCGCAGGGTACGGCCGGCGGCCGTCCTGGCTTCGAAGCCCAGTACGAGACCTTCACGCTGTCCAGCGGGCAGCTGTCGAAAGGCACCCTGGGTAACGCCTTCCTGAAGCCTGAGCTGCAGACCGAGCAGGAGTTCGGTGTGGAGATGGGCATCATGAATCGCATCAGCGCGAGCCTTGTGTACGCCAACGCGAAAGTGGAAGACCAGCTGCTGGTCGTGCCGCTTCCGGGCTACTTCGGCTTCGGTTCGCAGTGGCAGAACGCCGGTACGATCGAGTCCAACACGATCGAGGCCTCCCTGGACTTCAATGTCTTCAGCGACCGCAACAAGTCGCTCGACATCGGCATCGTGTATGACCGCACGAACCAGGAGATCACCGAGTTCAACACGAACCCGTACAAGACGGGCCCGAGCTCCGCGTTCTACTACCGCAACGGCGAGACCATCGGCGCCATGTACGGCATCCACTTCCTGACGGACGTCAGCGAGCTGGCCGAGCAGACGCTGCAGGATGGCTCCGCCGCCACGACAGGTCGCGGTGTGCCGACTGGCTTCCAGGCCAGCGCCTTCCAGACCAACGACGACGGCCTGCTCGTGCCGGTAGGCATCGGCAACAGCTACACCGACGGCTTCGCCAAGGGCCTCTGGGGCAACCGGGTTGATGTCGACGGCGACGGCGACGGCGACATGCTGTTCGGCATGCCGATCAAAGAGGTCAACGACGAAGGTCAGAACTTCCAGCAGATCGGAGACGTGCTGCCGGACTTCAACCTCGGCTTCTCGACCAACTTCTCCTTCAAGGGCTTCTCGGCGTACATGCTGTGGAACGCTCAGGTTGGAGGCGACATCTACAACTTCACCAAGCAGTGGGCCTATCGTGACGGACGTCACCAGGACCAGGATCAGCTTGGCAAGGCTGACGGCGACAAGAAGCCGGCTCAGTACTACGAAGCACTCTACGATGCTACCGCAGTCAACGACTGGTACATCGAAGACGGCACGTACCTGAAGCTGCGCGAGCTCTCCGTGGGCTACCGCGTGCCGCGTCAGCGTCTGCAGAGCTGGTTTGGCAACTCGATCGCCGGCCTCTCGGTCAACCTGATCGGGCGCAACTTGCTGACGTTCACCGACTACTCCGGATTTGATCCGGACGTCGGCGAAGGCAGCGATGCCACCCTGTTCCGCTTCGACGGCTTCGAGTATCCGAAGTACCGGACCTTCACGGGTCGCGTCGAAATCCAGTTCTAG
- a CDS encoding CcmD family protein, producing the protein MTETLQQAVDSLRAGGQETAYDSIWAGSEVPVQTATGLEAIMLSNDKLYVVLAVVLIIWIGISVLLLRTDKRIDRLERMVEDRITDEDTL; encoded by the coding sequence ATGACCGAAACTCTGCAGCAGGCCGTAGACAGCCTGCGGGCCGGCGGACAGGAAACCGCCTATGATTCCATCTGGGCAGGAAGCGAAGTTCCGGTTCAGACGGCAACCGGGCTTGAGGCGATCATGCTTTCGAACGATAAACTCTATGTAGTCCTGGCAGTTGTGCTGATCATCTGGATCGGGATCAGCGTGCTGCTGCTCAGAACCGACAAGCGCATCGACCGTCTGGAACGCATGGTCGAAGACCGCATTACCGACGAAGACACCCTCTGA
- the mgtE gene encoding magnesium transporter — translation MEPSDSTAQDPVRPAATVEPESVRATATVELDPELLDDLEALIEAGSRPMLMNILADMHPADIGGLLEHLSRPDARTVLGWLPTELAGDAIVELDDDYRADLLEDVSPSRLTAVLDEMDTDDAADVLSDLPEEIAEVVLPRLEDSEDIGALMGYDEETAGGLMATEFVAVPTTWTVAEATEEVRRNAEEVEQVYGVWAVDPDGKLQGFVSMKRMLLSPSEARIEKVMNPDPVSVETDMDQEEVARLMERYDLVTLPVIDGNGCLVGRITIDDIVDVIREEAEEDIQRMSGVAGGEEATDSVMRVVRGRLPWLLAGMLGAGLAAAVILQFEDALAASAILAGFIPIVMATAGNAGIQSSAIAVQALAAGDIWAADLMPRIGKEITVSLLNGVASAVVLGLVIMGVAASGVMDIEDPMQLAMTAAVALVIVIVMATTIGATIPLFLNRAGIDPALATGPFITTSNDILGILVFFLLAEALYL, via the coding sequence ATGGAACCCAGCGACTCCACAGCACAGGATCCCGTACGTCCGGCCGCCACGGTCGAACCGGAAAGCGTGCGTGCTACGGCCACGGTGGAGCTGGATCCCGAACTGCTGGATGATCTCGAGGCATTGATCGAGGCCGGGTCCCGGCCGATGCTGATGAACATCCTGGCGGACATGCATCCGGCGGACATCGGCGGCCTGCTGGAGCACCTGTCCCGCCCGGATGCCCGCACTGTGCTGGGATGGCTGCCAACCGAGTTGGCCGGTGATGCCATCGTCGAACTGGATGACGACTACCGCGCGGACCTGCTCGAAGACGTCTCTCCCAGCCGCCTCACGGCGGTGCTGGATGAGATGGACACGGACGACGCGGCCGACGTGCTGTCCGACCTTCCCGAGGAGATCGCCGAGGTCGTGCTTCCTCGCCTGGAAGACTCCGAGGACATCGGCGCCCTCATGGGCTACGACGAGGAGACCGCCGGTGGTCTTATGGCCACCGAGTTCGTGGCCGTGCCTACGACCTGGACCGTTGCCGAAGCCACGGAGGAAGTGCGCCGCAACGCCGAGGAGGTTGAGCAGGTCTACGGCGTCTGGGCGGTCGATCCTGACGGCAAGCTTCAAGGGTTTGTAAGCATGAAGCGCATGCTGCTCTCACCCTCCGAGGCCCGCATCGAGAAGGTCATGAACCCGGACCCCGTGTCCGTGGAGACCGACATGGACCAGGAGGAGGTGGCGCGTCTCATGGAGCGCTATGACCTCGTCACCCTCCCGGTGATTGACGGCAACGGCTGCCTGGTTGGACGCATCACGATTGACGACATCGTGGACGTTATCCGTGAGGAGGCCGAGGAAGATATCCAGCGCATGTCCGGTGTGGCCGGCGGTGAGGAGGCCACGGACTCCGTGATGCGGGTGGTGCGGGGGCGCCTGCCGTGGCTGCTGGCCGGCATGCTGGGCGCCGGACTGGCGGCCGCCGTGATTCTGCAATTCGAAGACGCTCTGGCGGCGTCTGCGATTCTGGCCGGATTCATTCCCATCGTCATGGCGACCGCCGGCAACGCGGGCATTCAGAGTTCGGCGATCGCCGTGCAGGCACTCGCCGCAGGGGACATCTGGGCGGCCGACCTCATGCCGCGAATCGGAAAGGAGATCACCGTATCGCTGCTGAACGGCGTTGCCTCAGCCGTTGTCCTGGGTTTGGTCATCATGGGTGTCGCTGCGTCCGGAGTGATGGACATAGAGGACCCCATGCAACTGGCCATGACGGCAGCCGTCGCCCTGGTGATCGTGATTGTGATGGCCACCACCATCGGCGCGACCATTCCGCTCTTCCTGAACCGCGCCGGCATCGACCCCGCCCTGGCCACGGGGCCCTTCATCACCACCAGCAACGATATCCTCGGCATTCTGGTGTTTTTCCTCCTGGCCGAGGCACTCTATCTATGA
- a CDS encoding heme exporter protein CcmB, which translates to MRSWLTGTWAVLRKDIELEFRTRYAVNMLLVFVAASLLVVALAVGRGTLRPEMQSGLLWIVVFFSAAVGLGRGFVAEEDGGTTLVLRMHVPGSAVYAGKLLFTYLLLLAVDLVATFGFVILLNMDVAQGVLLGTVLSLGSLGLAGATTLLSAIIARAANRGPLLPVLLFPLLFPLLLTVVSASAAALEGGGGWSGAAGGLRIIVAFSGVVITGAVLLFEYIWED; encoded by the coding sequence ATGCGCTCCTGGCTAACCGGCACCTGGGCTGTTCTCCGCAAAGACATCGAGCTGGAATTCCGCACACGATACGCGGTCAACATGCTCCTGGTGTTTGTGGCCGCTTCCCTGCTTGTAGTGGCACTCGCCGTCGGTCGCGGCACGTTGCGCCCTGAGATGCAGTCCGGGCTGCTCTGGATCGTGGTGTTTTTCTCCGCAGCCGTCGGGCTCGGACGTGGATTTGTGGCTGAAGAGGACGGAGGCACCACACTGGTCCTGCGCATGCATGTGCCCGGCTCCGCGGTCTACGCCGGAAAACTGCTGTTTACCTATCTGCTCCTGCTCGCGGTGGACCTGGTCGCCACGTTCGGATTCGTCATTCTGCTGAACATGGACGTCGCCCAGGGTGTGCTGCTGGGCACGGTGCTCTCGCTCGGCTCCCTCGGGCTCGCCGGCGCTACCACCCTCCTGTCGGCCATCATTGCGCGGGCAGCCAACCGGGGCCCTCTCCTGCCCGTTCTGCTGTTTCCGCTGCTGTTTCCGCTCCTGCTCACTGTGGTAAGCGCGTCTGCCGCCGCGCTGGAGGGTGGGGGCGGCTGGAGCGGCGCCGCGGGCGGCCTGCGCATCATCGTCGCCTTCTCCGGCGTCGTGATCACCGGCGCCGTGCTGCTATTTGAATACATCTGGGAGGACTGA
- a CDS encoding cytochrome c maturation protein CcmE produces the protein MKTKTIFGIVFLVGFTGLLLSSFGEQVGGYMDFEQAEAEGAKAHVVGMWVDDGEPFTYNPSTNVFSFTMADEKGNVRRVHYQNPKPANFEDAEKVVIEGYPDGDEFIAENILVKCPSKYNAAQEAGMTHPDGVPTS, from the coding sequence ATGAAGACCAAGACCATCTTCGGCATCGTATTCCTGGTGGGCTTCACCGGCCTGCTGCTTTCCAGTTTCGGCGAGCAGGTAGGCGGCTACATGGATTTTGAACAGGCGGAAGCAGAAGGTGCAAAGGCCCATGTGGTGGGCATGTGGGTGGACGACGGTGAGCCGTTTACGTACAACCCCTCCACCAACGTCTTCTCGTTCACCATGGCGGACGAGAAAGGGAATGTGCGCCGTGTGCACTACCAGAATCCCAAGCCGGCCAACTTCGAGGACGCCGAGAAAGTGGTAATCGAAGGCTATCCGGACGGCGACGAGTTCATCGCCGAGAATATTCTGGTCAAGTGCCCGAGCAAGTACAATGCGGCGCAGGAGGCGGGTATGACGCATCCTGATGGCGTTCCGACCAGCTAG